A window of Oncorhynchus gorbuscha isolate QuinsamMale2020 ecotype Even-year unplaced genomic scaffold, OgorEven_v1.0 Un_scaffold_2983, whole genome shotgun sequence contains these coding sequences:
- the LOC124027193 gene encoding uncharacterized protein LOC124027193 isoform X1, which yields MKTSWYFIWIFILTLMISTARQEVMYIKGSEGQSVDLSCTPEQTGGAPVSLYLTRRCVRPEREVLFMAKDRSPGTVRVNRLYKDRLKVTGGLNSDLLNVTIAHLQRTDTGLYLCEFVYTADPSDRTGSGSLEYFLFVEGTESVCQCSSYPPLIYTISAAAGLLLLVLICLCAVECAKLRKRHKTQAPIPIYEEMNSGCRGAGSAQNNHPVPTHLEETESPVYANPQARQAQENHYASPRQITLKP from the exons ATGAAGACCAGCTGGTACTTTATTTGGATATTCATTCTCACACTGATGATCAGCACTG CCCGTCAGGAGGTGATGTACATAAAGGGCTCAGAGGGGCAGTCAGTGGATCTCTCCTGTACACCTGAGCAGACAGGTGGAGCCCCTGTCAGTCTCTACCTGACCCGCAGGTGTGTCCGGCCTGAGAGGGAGGTGCTGTTCATGGCCAAGGACCGGAGTCCCGGGACGGTGAGGGTTAACCGGCTATACAAAGATCGTCTGAAGGTCACAGGCGGATTGAACTCTGACCTGCTCAACGTGACCATAGCCCATCTACAGCGCACAGACACAGGCCTGTACCTATGTGAGTTTGTCTACACAGCTGACCCCTCTGATCGAACAGGCTCCGGCAGTCTGGAATACTTCCTGTTTGTTGAAGGGACAG agagtgtgtgtcagtgctcCAGCTACCCCCCACTGATctacaccatctctgcagcaGCTGGCCTGCTTCTCCTCGTCCTCATCTGCCTGTGTGCAGTAGAGTGT GCTAAGCTGAGAAAACGTCATAAAACACAAGCCCCCATTCCCATCTATGAGGAAATGAACAGTGGGTGTCGAGGAGCTGGAAGTGCCCAAAATAACCATCCCGTGCCTACACACCTGGAGGAAACAGAGTCCCCTGTGTACGCCAACCCCCAGGCCAGACAAGCACAGGAGAACCACTACGCCAGCCCCAGACAGATCACTCTGAAGCCCTGA
- the LOC124027193 gene encoding uncharacterized protein LOC124027193 isoform X2: MISTARQEVMYIKGSEGQSVDLSCTPEQTGGAPVSLYLTRRCVRPEREVLFMAKDRSPGTVRVNRLYKDRLKVTGGLNSDLLNVTIAHLQRTDTGLYLCEFVYTADPSDRTGSGSLEYFLFVEGTAAGLLLLVLICLCAVECAKLRKRHKTQAPIPIYEEMNSGCRGAGSAQNNHPVPTHLEETESPVYANPQARQAQENHYASPRQITLKP, from the exons ATGATCAGCACTG CCCGTCAGGAGGTGATGTACATAAAGGGCTCAGAGGGGCAGTCAGTGGATCTCTCCTGTACACCTGAGCAGACAGGTGGAGCCCCTGTCAGTCTCTACCTGACCCGCAGGTGTGTCCGGCCTGAGAGGGAGGTGCTGTTCATGGCCAAGGACCGGAGTCCCGGGACGGTGAGGGTTAACCGGCTATACAAAGATCGTCTGAAGGTCACAGGCGGATTGAACTCTGACCTGCTCAACGTGACCATAGCCCATCTACAGCGCACAGACACAGGCCTGTACCTATGTGAGTTTGTCTACACAGCTGACCCCTCTGATCGAACAGGCTCCGGCAGTCTGGAATACTTCCTGTTTGTTGAAGGGACAG caGCTGGCCTGCTTCTCCTCGTCCTCATCTGCCTGTGTGCAGTAGAGTGT GCTAAGCTGAGAAAACGTCATAAAACACAAGCCCCCATTCCCATCTATGAGGAAATGAACAGTGGGTGTCGAGGAGCTGGAAGTGCCCAAAATAACCATCCCGTGCCTACACACCTGGAGGAAACAGAGTCCCCTGTGTACGCCAACCCCCAGGCCAGACAAGCACAGGAGAACCACTACGCCAGCCCCAGACAGATCACTCTGAAGCCCTGA